Within the Comamonadaceae bacterium OTU4NAUVB1 genome, the region GGGCGTCGGCACGGTGGTGACCGGCTCGGCGGTGGCCGGCCGCGTCGCCGTGGGCGACGAGCTGGTGCTGATGCCCGGCGAGCGCCGGGTGCGGGTGCGCGGCATCCACGCGCAGAACGCACCGGCCGAGCAGGCCCACGCCGGCCAGCGCTGCGCCCTGGCGCTGGCCGGCGTGGCCCGCGACGAGGTCCGGCGCAGCCAGTGGGTCTGCGATGCGGGCGTCGCGCTGGCCACGTCGCGCATCGACGTCGAACTCGCGCTCTGGCCCGGCGAGTCGCGCGCGCTGCGCTCCGGCGCCCCCGTGCACGCGCACCTGGGCACGAGCGACGTCATGGCGTCGGTCGCGCTGCTCGACCGCGACGCCCTGGCGCCGGGCGAGACCGCGCTGGCCCAGCTGGTGCTGCGCGAGCCGGTGGGCGCCTGGCACGGCGATCGCGGCGTGTTGCGCGACGCCTCGGCCACGCGCACCGTCGCCGGCGTGCGCGTGCTCGACCCCTTCGCGCCGGTGCGCCATCGCCGCACGCCGCAGCGCCTGGCCCAGCTCGCGGCCTGGCGCTCCGACGACCGGGCCGCGCGCGTCGCCGCCCTGCTCGACGCCACGCCCGCCGGCCTGGACACCGCGCGACTCGCGCGCGCGCTCGGGCTGCGCGCCGACGCGGCGCTGCCGCTGCCTGACGACGCGGTGCGCCTGGAGCGCGCGGCCATCGCCGGCGCGCACGCCGGGGCCCTGCGGCGGCAGGTCGTCGAGCGGCTGGACGCGTTCCATCGCGCGACGCCCGACGAGGTCGGCCCCGACGCCCGTCGCCTGAAGCGCCTGGCCGCGCCCCGCGTGGACGACGCGCCGTGGCGCCATGCGATCGAGACCCTGCTGAGCGACGGCCGCATCGCGCGCAGCGGCCACTGGCTGCACCTGCCCGCCCACGCGGCGGTGCTCGGCGCCGTCGAGGAGCGCCTGGCGCAGAAGCTGCTGCCCGCGCTGGCCGAAGGCGGCTTCGATCCGGCCTGGGTGCGCGACCTGGCCCGGGACACCGGCGCCACCGAGCCCGTGGTGCGCCAGACGCTCGCTAGCCTGGCGCGACGCGGCCAGACCTTCCAGGTCGTCAAGGATCTCTACTACCCCGCGGGGACGATCGAGCGGCTCGCGGCGCTGGCGCGCGATTGCCTGCAGAATCCGGCCGGTCTGCAGGCCGCGAGTTTCCGCGATGCGACCGGGCTGGGCCGCAAGCGCGCGATCCAGCTGCTCGAGTTCTTCGACCGCATCGGCTACACGCGGCGCGTGAAGGACACGCACCTGCTGCGGCCCGACACGCTGCTCTTCGGTGGCTCGGGCGCCGCGGCCGGCGCAGACGAGCAACCCGTGCCATAGGTCCACGGGAGGGAAGCGTCCCCGGTGGGACGGCCGGGCTTCAAACCCGGTGGGTGGCGCCACGCGTCGCCGGGCGGGTTCGACTCCCTCTCCCTCCCGCCTTCCCGCGTACTCCTCCGCCCGCCCGCCGCCGCCTTCGTCCGGCCTCAGCGCCGGCCGGTCATGGCACCCACGCAGCCGGCGAAGGCATCGAGCGCGAACGGCTTGGTCAGCAGCTGGTCGTTCGGCGTGAGCAGGCCCTCGCCGACGACGGCGCTCTCCGCGTAGCCCGTCACGTAGAGTACCCGCAGGTCCGGCCGCAAGGGCCGCGCCGCCTCGATCATCTGACGCCCGTTCATGCCCCCCGGCAGGCCGATGTCGGTCACCACCAGGTCGATCGCGACGGGCGAGCGCAGGATGCGCAGCCCGGCGGCGCCGTGATCGGCCTCGCGCACGTCCAGGCCCTGCTCGCGCAGCACCTCGGCCATCAGCATCCGCATGGACGGCTCGTCCTCCACCAGCAGCACCGTGCCGGCGCGCTCGTTGGCCCCGTAGCTCGACCCGCGCGGGGGCTGCGGTGCCTCGCCCGGGCCGACGTGGCGCGGGAAGTACAGGGCGACGCAGGTGCCCCGGCCCGGCCGCGATTCGATGCGCGCCTGGCCGCCCGACTGCCGCGCGAAGCCGTAGACCATCGACAGCCCGAGCCCCGTGCCCTGGCCCATCGGCTTGGTGGTGAAGAAGGGTTCGAAGGCGCGCGTGCGCGTGTCCTCGGACATGCCCGCGCCGTCGTCGCTCACGCGCACCGACACGTAGGCGCCGGCGGGCAGGTCGCGCTCGCGGCCCGCGCCGTCGTCGAGGTCGTGGTTGGCCGTGGAGATGACGATGCGCCCGCCCCCGGGCATGGCGTCGCGCGAGTTGATGCACAGGTTGAGGATCGCGTTCTCCAGCTGGTGGGCGTCCAGCAGGGCCGACCACAGGCCCGGCGCGGGCGGCGTCTGGACCTCGATGGTCGGACCGACGGTGCGCTGCACGAGCTCGCGCATGTCGGCGACGCGCGCGTCGATGTCGACCGGGCGCGGGTCGAGCGGCTGGCGGCGCGAGAAGGCCAGCAGCCGGTGGGTGAGCGAGGCCGCGCGCGTCGCCGCGCCCCGCGCGGTGGCGATGTAGCGGTCCTGCGTCTCGGGCGTGAGCTGGCCGAGCGCCAGGCGCCGCTGCATCAGCTCCAGCGCGCCCATGATCCCCGCGAGCAGGTTGTTGAAGTCGTGCGCCAGCCCGCCGGTGAGCTGGCCGACGGCTTCCATCTTCTGCGACTGGCGCAGCTGCTCCTCGAGGTGGCGCCGCGACGCCTCCGCCGCGAGGCGGGCGGTGACGTCGCGTCCCACGGCGTTGAAGCCGCCGCCTTCGGGATTGGGCGAGAGCGACCAGTCGATGGTGCGCCACGAGCCGTCGGCGTGCCGCAGGCGGGTCGCGCGCCGGGTGGACCGGCCCTCGCGCCGCAGCACCCGCATGTTGGCGATCACGCCCTCCACGTCCTCGGGATGCACCAGCTCCAGGTAGGGCGTGGCCGCCAGGAAAGCCGGGTCGTGGCCCAGCGTGCGGCTCCACGACGGGCTGCGGCGGAAGATCGTGCCGTCGAAGTCCCCATGCACGAGCAGGTCGACGCTGGTCTCCCAGAGCCGGTCGCGCTCGCGCGTGCGGTCGTCGACCTGGTGCTCCAGCGACGTGGCCAGGCGGCGCAGGTCGAGCTCGGCGCGCCGGCGCTCGATGTTCAGCCGCGCGCGCTCGGCGACGTTGCGGATGAAACCCAGCTCCGAGGGCGTCCAGTGGCGCGCCCGCTCGGACAGCACGAAGAACATCGCGACATAGCGTCCGTTCTCCAGCACCGGCACGTTGACGGCGGCGCGCACCCCCAGCACCCGCCA harbors:
- the selB gene encoding selenocysteine-specific translation elongation factor yields the protein MIIGTAGHIDHGKTTLVRALTGVDTDRLPEEKRRGITIELGYAYLRADDGATLGFVDVPGHERLLHTMLAGATGIDHALLVVAADDGVMPQTREHLAVMALLGLPRGSVALTKIDRVDIAERPARLARVRAEIDALLASTPLAGAPVFALSAATGEGLDALRAHLGDAARAVRSQDAATAFRMAVDRAFTLAGVGTVVTGSAVAGRVAVGDELVLMPGERRVRVRGIHAQNAPAEQAHAGQRCALALAGVARDEVRRSQWVCDAGVALATSRIDVELALWPGESRALRSGAPVHAHLGTSDVMASVALLDRDALAPGETALAQLVLREPVGAWHGDRGVLRDASATRTVAGVRVLDPFAPVRHRRTPQRLAQLAAWRSDDRAARVAALLDATPAGLDTARLARALGLRADAALPLPDDAVRLERAAIAGAHAGALRRQVVERLDAFHRATPDEVGPDARRLKRLAAPRVDDAPWRHAIETLLSDGRIARSGHWLHLPAHAAVLGAVEERLAQKLLPALAEGGFDPAWVRDLARDTGATEPVVRQTLASLARRGQTFQVVKDLYYPAGTIERLAALARDCLQNPAGLQAASFRDATGLGRKRAIQLLEFFDRIGYTRRVKDTHLLRPDTLLFGGSGAAAGADEQPVP
- a CDS encoding PAS domain-containing protein — its product is MESNDLDLWQLVGQLDPEPICVFDTGYRLIAFNQAHDDEFHRVNGFRTHPGDVFPDLFTGEQAGLMRGLMARALAGEAFTVVEAFGKPELGVPQWEISYTPLRDAAGVVFGAFHRARDLTTHTLRSRMLMSLADARRGMEDADLRHVVGRLDDRLRDLDDPDTIAGLCAQVVGETLDAAITGFGTMLADDETLEVARGWSAPGAASVVGRHRLADYGDFVGLLRRGHDFVVGDIEGDPRTAATPAGWRVLGVRAAVNVPVLENGRYVAMFFVLSERARHWTPSELGFIRNVAERARLNIERRRAELDLRRLATSLEHQVDDRTRERDRLWETSVDLLVHGDFDGTIFRRSPSWSRTLGHDPAFLAATPYLELVHPEDVEGVIANMRVLRREGRSTRRATRLRHADGSWRTIDWSLSPNPEGGGFNAVGRDVTARLAAEASRRHLEEQLRQSQKMEAVGQLTGGLAHDFNNLLAGIMGALELMQRRLALGQLTPETQDRYIATARGAATRAASLTHRLLAFSRRQPLDPRPVDIDARVADMRELVQRTVGPTIEVQTPPAPGLWSALLDAHQLENAILNLCINSRDAMPGGGRIVISTANHDLDDGAGRERDLPAGAYVSVRVSDDGAGMSEDTRTRAFEPFFTTKPMGQGTGLGLSMVYGFARQSGGQARIESRPGRGTCVALYFPRHVGPGEAPQPPRGSSYGANERAGTVLLVEDEPSMRMLMAEVLREQGLDVREADHGAAGLRILRSPVAIDLVVTDIGLPGGMNGRQMIEAARPLRPDLRVLYVTGYAESAVVGEGLLTPNDQLLTKPFALDAFAGCVGAMTGRR